In Roseibium algicola, the DNA window ACTGGTTTGCGGCGTTCATCTGACCGGTCAGGCTGACCGTATCGCCGACCGGACAGGGCTGGGCGAGGCCTTGGTTGGCGGTGTCCTGCTGGGGGCGGCCACGTCGCTCTCGGGCACCGTGGTGTCCGTAACTGCTGCGCTGGACGGCCGTGCGTCGCTGGCCTTTTCAAATGCCGTTGGCGGTATCGCCGCGCAGACTGCCTTTCTGGCCATCGCTGACATCGTTTACCGGCGCGGCAACCTGGAGCATGTGGCCGCTGACGTTTCCAGTCTTTTTCAATGCGCCCTGCTGATGCTTTTGCTGGCCATTCCCCTGGTCGCCTACACCACCCCGGAAATCACGTTGCTGGGCGTTCATCCAGCCTCCTACGCCCTGGTTATCGTTTATGGCAGCGGTTTGCTGGCTCAGCGGCACGTGCGGGAGCAGCCCATGTGGCGTGTTGTGAATACGTCCGAAACCCACGAGGACAGCCCGGATGAGGAACAGCACGACCTGCGCGGTAACTTGCGGCTTATCGCAGGGTTTTCAGCGCTGATGCTTGTCCTCGCCTCAATGGGCTGGGTGCTGGCGGAAGTGGCTGGCGCGCTGACGGACCGTTTCAATCTCAACGCCTCGCTTGTCGGCGCACTGATGACAGCCGTTGTCACCTCGCTGCCCGAACTGGTGACGACGCTGGCAGCCGTGCATCGTGGTGCCCTGCAGCTCGCCATTGGCGGCATTGTTGGCGGCAACACCTTCGATACTCTGTTCCTAATGCTTTCCGATGTCGCCTATCGCGACGGCTCGCTTTATCAAGCCGTCTCCCCTCAGGATTATTTCTGGCTGGCGATCGGGCTGGTGATGACGGCGGTTCTGCTTCTGGGGTTGCTGGTACGGCAGAAGTCAGGCCCCGGCGGGATCGGTTTTGAAAGTGTCAGTCTGCTTGGCATCTATGGCGGTGCCATTGCGCTTCAGGCGCTCGGTTGATCCTGCGAACCTGTTCGGGAGGCCTTCCTCAGAACAAGGCCATCAGTGCCCAGACAACGATGGCCAGGGGCAAAAGCGCGGCTAGGGCAAAGAGACCGTCCCGGGTGAGGAGAGAGAAGGCAATCAGGCAAACAGATGCGCCAAGAAGCGATGACGAGAATGGCACCAGTTCGAGAAAGGGCATCAAGGCGCCGAACAGGAGGCAGGAGAGCGGCAACAAGGCCCGAAGAGGTTGCCGGAAGAGGAACCGTGCTCTCGCGCGGGAATGTTTGTCGAGCCAGCGTGCGGCAGGCCGCAGCTTGTTCATCGCCACCCGCACCTTGTCGCCCTCAAGACTTTGCTGACCCAGCCAGTGGGGAAGCCAGACCCGGTCGCGTTTCATCAGCCATTGTGCCGCGAT includes these proteins:
- a CDS encoding sodium:calcium antiporter, whose product is MGFDSLPLWVLLALFAGAGGVILVCGVHLTGQADRIADRTGLGEALVGGVLLGAATSLSGTVVSVTAALDGRASLAFSNAVGGIAAQTAFLAIADIVYRRGNLEHVAADVSSLFQCALLMLLLAIPLVAYTTPEITLLGVHPASYALVIVYGSGLLAQRHVREQPMWRVVNTSETHEDSPDEEQHDLRGNLRLIAGFSALMLVLASMGWVLAEVAGALTDRFNLNASLVGALMTAVVTSLPELVTTLAAVHRGALQLAIGGIVGGNTFDTLFLMLSDVAYRDGSLYQAVSPQDYFWLAIGLVMTAVLLLGLLVRQKSGPGGIGFESVSLLGIYGGAIALQALG
- a CDS encoding exopolysaccharide biosynthesis protein, with the translated sequence MTVDPDLDRPLTSIVDRVGDITKEGQVSLDRVVGAFEKTGFATMLIVPAAAVVTPLSGIPLFSSLCGVTICLIAAQWLMKRDRVWLPHWLGQQSLEGDKVRVAMNKLRPAARWLDKHSRARARFLFRQPLRALLPLSCLLFGALMPFLELVPFSSSLLGASVCLIAFSLLTRDGLFALAALLPLAIVVWALMALF